One window of the Streptomyces asoensis genome contains the following:
- a CDS encoding DUF3455 domain-containing protein: protein MKLAKRLVLTTTALAAATAGTLLGTTAGHAAPAQSAPAAVHAPAALKVPDGNRLTGVFAARGVQTYTCTDGVWKLLEPAATLSDKRDRAHRPVALHSRGPVWVSTVDGSAVNAAAAVSSPKAGTIPELLLKTTATRGTGVFADVTYIQRLDTTGGVAPATACAGTDQVSVPYTATYAFYKPAK from the coding sequence ATGAAGCTCGCCAAGCGACTCGTCCTCACCACCACCGCCCTCGCCGCCGCCACCGCCGGCACCCTGCTCGGCACGACCGCCGGTCACGCCGCGCCCGCGCAGTCCGCCCCCGCCGCGGTCCACGCTCCCGCGGCGCTCAAGGTTCCCGACGGCAACCGGCTGACCGGAGTCTTCGCCGCCCGGGGCGTCCAGACCTACACCTGCACCGACGGCGTCTGGAAGCTCCTGGAGCCCGCCGCCACCCTGTCGGACAAGAGAGACCGGGCCCACCGCCCGGTCGCCCTGCACTCCCGCGGCCCCGTCTGGGTGTCCACGGTGGACGGCAGCGCCGTCAACGCCGCCGCCGCCGTCAGCTCGCCCAAGGCCGGCACCATCCCCGAGCTTCTCCTGAAGACCACCGCCACCCGCGGCACCGGCGTCTTCGCCGACGTCACCTACATCCAGCGCCTCGACACGACCGGCGGCGTCGCCCCCGCCACGGCCTGCGCCGGCACCGACCAGGTCAGCGTCCCCTACACCGCGACCTACGCCTTCTACAAGCCCGCCAAGTGA
- a CDS encoding LLM class flavin-dependent oxidoreductase: protein MEFGLFVQGYVGKRAETDPLAEHKALMEETEYVIQADKSGFKYAWASEHHFLEEYSHLSANDVFLGYLAHATDRIHLGSGIFNPLAQVNHPVKVAEKVAMLDHLTENRFEFGSGRGAGSHEILGFLPGITDMNYTKEIWEETIAEFPKMWLQDEYVGFQGKHWQLPPRKILPKPYGKSHPAMWYAAGSPPSYAMAARKGLGVLGFSIQKVSDMEWVLEQYKTAVVNAEPIGDFVNDNVMVTTTAICAPTHDEAIRIAVEGGLHYLPSLVFRYHDTFPRPEGFPVWPETLPEYNAEFVELLVEEELLICGDPDEVLRQCKRWEQAGADQLSFGLPVGVPKEETLQTIRLIGEQVIPKIDTDPVHRTTRFRQGV, encoded by the coding sequence GTGGAATTCGGGCTCTTTGTACAGGGATACGTGGGCAAGCGCGCCGAGACCGATCCGCTCGCCGAGCACAAGGCGCTGATGGAGGAGACCGAGTACGTCATCCAGGCGGACAAGTCCGGCTTCAAGTACGCCTGGGCGTCCGAGCATCACTTCCTGGAGGAGTACTCGCACCTCTCCGCCAACGACGTCTTTCTCGGCTACCTCGCCCACGCGACCGACCGCATCCACCTCGGCTCGGGCATCTTCAACCCGCTCGCCCAGGTCAACCACCCGGTGAAGGTCGCCGAGAAGGTCGCCATGCTCGACCATCTCACCGAGAACCGCTTCGAGTTCGGCAGCGGACGCGGCGCCGGCTCGCACGAGATCCTCGGCTTCCTCCCCGGCATCACCGACATGAACTACACGAAGGAGATCTGGGAGGAGACCATCGCCGAGTTCCCGAAGATGTGGCTCCAGGACGAGTACGTCGGCTTCCAGGGCAAGCACTGGCAGCTGCCGCCGCGCAAGATCCTGCCGAAGCCGTACGGGAAGTCGCACCCGGCGATGTGGTACGCGGCCGGGTCGCCGCCCTCGTACGCGATGGCCGCCCGCAAGGGCCTCGGGGTGCTCGGCTTCAGCATCCAGAAGGTGTCCGACATGGAGTGGGTGCTGGAGCAGTACAAGACGGCGGTGGTGAACGCCGAGCCGATCGGCGACTTCGTCAACGACAACGTGATGGTGACGACGACGGCGATCTGCGCGCCGACGCACGACGAGGCGATCCGGATCGCCGTCGAGGGCGGGTTGCACTATCTGCCCTCGCTGGTGTTCCGCTACCACGACACCTTCCCCCGGCCCGAGGGCTTCCCGGTCTGGCCGGAGACGCTGCCCGAGTACAACGCCGAGTTCGTCGAACTCCTCGTCGAGGAGGAGCTGTTGATCTGCGGCGATCCGGACGAGGTGCTGCGGCAGTGCAAGCGGTGGGAGCAGGCGGGGGCGGATCAGCTGTCGTTCGGGCTGCCGGTGGGGGTGCCGAAGGAGGAGACGCTTCAGACGATCCGGCTGATCGGGGAGCAGGTCATTCCGAAGATCGACACGGATCCTGTCCATCGGACGACGCGGTTCCGGCAAGGGGTGTAG
- a CDS encoding SDR family NAD(P)-dependent oxidoreductase has protein sequence MGKLDGRVVLVTGSARGQGEQEARLFREEGAEVVVADVLDEQGRALAEEIGALYVHLDVGVEEEWIAAVREAKRAYGHLDGLVNNAGILRFNALVDTPLDEFMQVVRVNQVGCFLGIRTAAPELSDGGTIVNTASYTGLTGMAAVGAYAATKHAVLGLTRVAALELAPRRIRVNAVCPGAVDTAMSNPSRLEPDSDPEETTRALDSLYRKLVPLGRIGRAEEVARLALFLTSEDSSYITGQPFVIDGGWLAGVSVI, from the coding sequence ATGGGCAAGCTCGACGGACGGGTGGTCCTCGTCACCGGATCGGCGCGCGGCCAGGGCGAGCAGGAGGCGCGGCTGTTCCGGGAGGAGGGTGCCGAGGTGGTCGTCGCCGACGTGCTCGACGAGCAGGGGCGGGCACTCGCCGAGGAGATCGGCGCGCTGTACGTCCACCTCGATGTGGGGGTGGAGGAGGAGTGGATCGCGGCGGTGCGGGAGGCCAAGCGGGCGTACGGCCATCTCGACGGCCTCGTCAACAACGCCGGCATCCTGCGTTTCAACGCCCTCGTCGACACCCCCCTCGACGAGTTCATGCAGGTCGTACGGGTCAACCAGGTCGGCTGCTTCCTGGGCATCCGGACCGCCGCGCCGGAGCTGTCCGACGGCGGCACCATCGTCAACACCGCCTCCTACACCGGGCTCACCGGCATGGCGGCCGTGGGCGCCTATGCGGCGACCAAGCACGCCGTACTCGGCCTCACCCGGGTCGCCGCCCTGGAGCTGGCGCCCCGCCGTATCCGGGTCAACGCGGTGTGTCCCGGGGCCGTCGACACCGCGATGTCCAACCCCTCCCGGCTGGAGCCGGACTCCGACCCCGAGGAGACGACCCGCGCCCTCGACTCCCTCTACCGCAAGCTCGTCCCCCTGGGCCGGATCGGCCGCGCGGAAGAGGTGGCCCGGCTCGCCCTCTTCCTCACCTCGGAGGACTCGTCGTACATCACAGGGCAGCCGTTCGTGATCGACGGGGGATGGCTGGCGGGCGTTTCGGTCATCTGA
- a CDS encoding aldehyde dehydrogenase family protein, whose protein sequence is MTDGIDGTDGIDGQKLFVGGAWVEPDGGHYEVVDPATEGTVGLAPEASREQVRAACAAAREAFGPWSRTPPEERAAILARAADIMRARLLPYAELAQAETGATTGTARGMQVGVGVARFRRYARVEPAEWPIAPQVNEAGPMGRAGVMGAVAVRQPVGVVTCVTSYNNPWANPAGKVAPALAMGNTVVVKPAPQDPLSVYRMAEALEAAGVPRGVVNVVSGRAVEIGETAVSSPDVDMVSFTGSTAVGQRIAEVCGRDMRRQLMELGGKGAAVVLDDADLASAVAGIGTTFSFYSGQICTAPTRVLAQRGVYDRLVKQLAAYARRLPVGDPRAPDTVVGPVISAAHRDRVESYVELGRKEGAVVVAGGERPPLERGFFVAPTLLADCTNDMRVAREEIFGPVVTVIPFDEEEEGIALANDSDYGLIDYVWSADVARAFRVARRLRAGGVGINTVGRNMEAPFGGFKRSGVGRDVGSYALHAYSEVQAIVWPG, encoded by the coding sequence GTGACCGACGGGATCGACGGTACCGACGGGATCGACGGGCAGAAGTTGTTCGTCGGCGGTGCCTGGGTGGAGCCCGACGGTGGGCACTACGAGGTCGTCGACCCGGCGACCGAGGGAACCGTCGGCCTGGCTCCGGAGGCCTCCCGGGAGCAGGTGCGCGCGGCCTGCGCGGCGGCCCGGGAGGCCTTCGGGCCCTGGTCGCGCACCCCGCCCGAGGAACGGGCGGCGATCCTCGCCCGGGCGGCCGACATCATGCGCGCCCGACTGCTGCCGTACGCCGAGCTCGCCCAGGCGGAGACCGGCGCCACGACCGGGACCGCGCGCGGGATGCAGGTCGGGGTGGGTGTGGCCCGCTTCCGGCGCTACGCGCGCGTGGAGCCCGCCGAGTGGCCGATCGCGCCGCAGGTCAACGAGGCCGGACCGATGGGGAGGGCGGGCGTGATGGGCGCGGTCGCCGTACGGCAGCCGGTCGGGGTCGTCACCTGCGTCACCTCCTACAACAACCCGTGGGCGAACCCGGCCGGAAAGGTCGCCCCCGCCCTCGCCATGGGCAACACGGTGGTCGTGAAACCGGCCCCGCAGGATCCCCTGTCCGTCTACCGGATGGCGGAGGCGCTGGAGGCGGCGGGCGTGCCGCGCGGGGTGGTGAACGTCGTCTCCGGGCGCGCCGTCGAGATCGGCGAGACGGCGGTCTCGTCGCCGGACGTCGACATGGTGAGCTTCACCGGCTCGACGGCGGTCGGGCAGCGCATCGCCGAGGTGTGCGGCCGGGACATGAGACGCCAGCTGATGGAGCTGGGCGGGAAGGGCGCGGCGGTCGTCCTCGACGACGCGGACCTCGCCTCGGCGGTGGCCGGCATCGGCACCACCTTCTCCTTCTACAGCGGCCAGATCTGCACAGCCCCGACCCGGGTGCTGGCGCAGCGCGGGGTGTACGACCGGCTGGTGAAGCAACTCGCCGCCTACGCACGCCGGTTGCCCGTGGGTGACCCCCGGGCTCCGGACACGGTGGTCGGCCCGGTGATCTCGGCCGCCCATCGGGACCGGGTGGAGTCGTACGTCGAACTCGGCCGGAAGGAAGGGGCGGTGGTCGTCGCGGGTGGCGAACGCCCGCCGCTGGAACGGGGCTTCTTCGTCGCCCCCACCCTTCTCGCCGACTGCACGAACGACATGCGGGTGGCGCGGGAGGAGATCTTCGGCCCGGTGGTCACGGTCATCCCCTTCGACGAGGAGGAAGAGGGGATCGCGCTGGCCAACGACAGCGACTACGGCCTGATCGACTACGTCTGGTCGGCGGACGTGGCCCGGGCCTTCCGGGTCGCCCGGCGGCTCCGGGCCGGCGGCGTCGGCATCAACACCGTGGGCCGCAACATGGAGGCGCCGTTCGGGGGGTTCAAGCGGAGCGGCGTCGGGCGGGACGTCGGCTCGTACGCGCTGCACGCGTACAGCGAGGTGCAGGCGATCGTGTGGCCGGGGTGA
- a CDS encoding nitroreductase/quinone reductase family protein produces the protein MARSSDLRFRATTAFQRYVANPLMRRLPFHTLLETTGRVSGLPRRTPLGGRRVGDAFWLVSEFGERSQYVRNIQADPRVRVRLGGRWHSGTAQLLPDDDPVARLRTLPRGNSAAVRALGTGLLTIRVDLTG, from the coding sequence ATGGCCCGTTCGAGTGACCTCCGATTCCGCGCGACCACCGCCTTCCAGCGGTACGTCGCCAACCCCCTCATGCGCCGCCTGCCGTTCCACACGCTCCTGGAGACCACCGGCCGTGTCTCGGGCCTGCCCCGGCGCACCCCGCTGGGCGGCCGCCGGGTCGGCGACGCCTTCTGGCTGGTCTCGGAGTTCGGCGAGCGGTCGCAGTACGTCCGCAACATCCAGGCCGATCCGCGCGTGCGGGTGCGGCTGGGGGGACGGTGGCACTCGGGCACGGCCCAATTGCTGCCCGACGACGACCCGGTGGCCCGTCTGCGCACCCTGCCCCGGGGCAACAGCGCCGCCGTCCGGGCCCTGGGGACGGGCCTGCTCACCATCCGGGTGGATCTGACGGGCTGA
- a CDS encoding LLM class F420-dependent oxidoreductase — protein MSLDYGIQLPVQSQSTLYAEPWEADAGPADLVEVARAADRAGFAYVAACDHVAIPRRLAEAMSTVWYDPVATLAHLAAVTDRVRLLAHVAVVGLRHPLLTAKQYATLDHLSGGRLILGVGAGHVREEFETVGVDFERRGAVLDETIDALRAALGPDEFPSHHGKSYDFEGLGQRPRPAQARVPLWVGGSSPAAVRRAALKGDGWLPQGDPRDRLPAQIETLRRLRGDDAPLTVGAITEPLYVGAPGWEVGRRTLTGPPEALAESLRAYGEMGVHQIQVRFRCRSRTELTDQIGLFGAEVGPLLDVSS, from the coding sequence GTGAGCCTCGACTACGGCATCCAGCTCCCGGTCCAGTCCCAGTCCACGCTCTACGCCGAACCCTGGGAGGCGGACGCGGGCCCCGCCGACCTCGTCGAGGTCGCCCGCGCCGCCGACCGCGCCGGCTTCGCCTACGTCGCCGCCTGCGACCACGTGGCGATCCCGCGCCGGCTGGCCGAGGCCATGAGCACGGTCTGGTACGACCCCGTGGCCACCCTCGCCCACCTCGCCGCCGTGACCGACCGCGTCCGGCTGCTCGCGCATGTCGCCGTCGTCGGCCTGCGCCACCCCCTGCTCACCGCCAAGCAGTACGCGACCCTCGACCACCTCAGCGGCGGCCGGCTGATCCTCGGGGTCGGGGCCGGTCACGTACGGGAGGAGTTCGAGACGGTGGGGGTGGACTTCGAGCGGCGGGGCGCCGTGCTCGACGAGACGATCGACGCGTTGCGCGCCGCGCTCGGGCCGGACGAGTTCCCCTCCCACCACGGCAAGTCGTACGACTTCGAGGGGCTCGGGCAGCGGCCCCGGCCGGCCCAGGCGCGGGTGCCGCTCTGGGTCGGCGGATCCTCCCCGGCCGCCGTCCGCCGGGCCGCCCTCAAGGGCGACGGCTGGCTGCCCCAGGGCGACCCGAGGGACCGGCTGCCCGCGCAGATCGAGACGCTGCGGCGGCTGCGGGGGGACGACGCACCGCTCACCGTCGGCGCCATCACCGAGCCGCTGTACGTCGGCGCCCCCGGCTGGGAGGTGGGCCGCCGCACCCTCACCGGGCCGCCGGAGGCCCTCGCCGAGTCGCTGCGGGCCTACGGGGAGATGGGCGTCCACCAGATCCAGGTGCGTTTCCGCTGCCGGAGCCGCACCGAACTCACCGACCAGATCGGCCTGTTCGGAGCCGAGGTGGGACCCCTGCTCGACGTATCTTCTTGA
- a CDS encoding response regulator transcription factor, which yields MRSSQRLTVALACAEDDWPHEGWPGPDDPYVGRAVRVDPPYDALHEGEPDVVVLRCAEPATSFPGLLRALGGRGVPVIVVSPRTDTETVVGVFRGGAGYLAEGDYCTHMLSSAVMAATVGHTYLSPTACAALREGARRMPAAGDAIERLRALLSPRERQVMELLSTGLGAQEIGLRLRLSEKTIRNNLSNIYAKLDARGSTDAVLRWLGATPAAPVLRM from the coding sequence GTGCGATCCTCCCAGCGACTCACCGTCGCTCTCGCCTGCGCCGAGGACGACTGGCCGCACGAGGGCTGGCCCGGCCCCGACGACCCGTACGTGGGCCGGGCGGTGCGGGTGGACCCGCCCTACGACGCCCTGCACGAGGGCGAGCCGGACGTCGTCGTGCTGCGCTGCGCGGAGCCGGCGACGTCCTTCCCGGGGCTGCTGAGGGCGCTGGGCGGCCGGGGCGTCCCGGTGATCGTCGTCAGCCCCCGCACGGACACCGAGACGGTCGTCGGGGTCTTCCGGGGCGGGGCGGGCTATCTGGCCGAGGGCGACTACTGCACCCACATGCTGTCCTCGGCGGTGATGGCGGCCACCGTCGGCCACACCTACCTCTCCCCGACCGCGTGCGCCGCCCTGCGGGAGGGGGCCCGGCGGATGCCGGCGGCCGGCGACGCGATCGAGCGGCTGCGCGCACTGCTCTCGCCGCGCGAACGGCAGGTCATGGAGCTGCTGTCGACCGGACTCGGCGCCCAGGAGATCGGGCTGCGATTACGGCTGAGCGAGAAGACCATCCGCAACAACCTCAGCAACATCTACGCCAAGCTCGACGCCCGGGGCAGCACGGACGCGGTCCTGCGGTGGCTCGGCGCCACCCCGGCCGCACCCGTGCTTCGCATGTGA
- a CDS encoding N-acyl-D-amino-acid deacylase family protein, whose product MLDHVIKGATVVDGTGAPGFVADVGIRDGRIAVIGSVAEEARTSEDAHGLVLAPGFVDPHTHYDAQLFWDPYATPSLNHGVTTVAAGNCGFTLAPLHPDRPEDADYTRRMMSKVEGMSLVALEEGAPWSWHGFGEYLDALEGRIAVNAGFMVGHCALRRYVMGADAVGGQPSEEQLADIVRLLHEAMDAGAWGFSTTQSSTHSDGDGQPVASRHARPEELLALSRAVGEHEGTQIEAIVAGCLDQFSDAEIDLFVEMSAAAGRPLNWNVLTVDAAVPERVPRQLMASERARKAGGRVVALTMPILTPMNMSLGTFCALNLIPGWGPVLGLPVPERIERLRDPEVRAELLKRANSKEAGVFRRLTNFGRYVIGDTYSAANEGLTGRVVRDIAAERGLDPFACLVEICAADDLRTVLWPMPTDNDPDSWALRADTWSHEDVLLGGSDAGAHLDRMCGAPYTTRFLGDCLRGRKLAGLEQAVKMLTDDPARLFGLRERGRIREGWHADLVLFDPERIDAGKATLVHDLPGDSPRLDSKAIGVRAVWVNGVAAIRDDVVTGAVPGRVLRSGRDTRTVSTR is encoded by the coding sequence ATGCTCGATCACGTCATCAAAGGGGCGACCGTCGTCGATGGGACGGGCGCGCCCGGGTTCGTCGCCGACGTCGGCATCCGGGACGGGCGGATCGCCGTCATCGGGTCGGTCGCCGAGGAGGCGCGGACCAGCGAGGACGCGCACGGGCTCGTCCTCGCTCCCGGGTTCGTGGATCCGCACACGCACTACGACGCCCAGCTGTTCTGGGATCCGTACGCCACTCCGTCCCTGAACCACGGGGTGACCACGGTCGCGGCGGGGAACTGCGGGTTCACGCTCGCGCCGTTGCATCCGGACCGTCCCGAGGACGCCGACTACACGCGTCGGATGATGTCCAAGGTGGAGGGCATGTCCCTGGTCGCGTTGGAGGAGGGGGCGCCCTGGAGCTGGCACGGCTTCGGGGAGTACCTGGACGCGCTGGAGGGGCGGATAGCCGTCAACGCCGGGTTCATGGTGGGGCACTGCGCGCTGCGCCGGTACGTGATGGGCGCGGACGCGGTGGGCGGGCAGCCGAGCGAGGAGCAGCTGGCCGACATCGTCCGGCTGCTGCACGAGGCCATGGACGCGGGCGCGTGGGGATTCTCCACCACGCAGTCCTCGACCCACTCCGACGGGGACGGACAGCCGGTCGCCTCCCGGCACGCCCGGCCGGAGGAGCTGCTCGCGCTGTCCCGGGCCGTCGGCGAGCACGAGGGCACCCAGATCGAGGCGATCGTGGCGGGCTGTCTGGACCAGTTCAGCGACGCCGAGATCGATCTGTTCGTGGAGATGAGCGCGGCCGCCGGACGCCCCCTGAACTGGAACGTCCTCACCGTCGACGCGGCCGTTCCGGAACGCGTGCCCCGGCAGCTCATGGCGAGCGAACGGGCGCGGAAGGCCGGCGGCCGGGTCGTCGCGCTGACCATGCCGATCCTCACGCCGATGAACATGTCCCTGGGCACGTTCTGCGCGCTGAACCTGATCCCGGGGTGGGGGCCGGTCCTCGGCCTGCCCGTCCCGGAGCGGATCGAGCGGCTGCGGGACCCGGAGGTGCGGGCGGAGCTGCTGAAGCGGGCGAACTCCAAGGAGGCCGGCGTCTTCAGACGGCTGACGAACTTCGGGCGGTACGTCATCGGCGACACCTATAGCGCGGCGAACGAGGGCCTCACCGGGCGGGTCGTACGCGACATCGCCGCCGAACGCGGCCTGGACCCCTTCGCCTGTCTGGTCGAGATCTGCGCCGCCGACGACCTGCGTACGGTCCTTTGGCCCATGCCGACGGACAACGACCCGGACTCCTGGGCCCTGCGTGCGGACACCTGGAGCCACGAGGACGTCCTGCTCGGCGGCTCCGACGCGGGCGCGCACCTGGACCGGATGTGCGGGGCGCCGTACACCACGCGCTTCCTCGGCGACTGTCTGCGCGGCCGGAAGCTGGCCGGCCTGGAGCAGGCGGTGAAGATGCTGACGGACGACCCGGCGAGGCTGTTCGGCCTCCGGGAGAGGGGCCGGATCCGGGAGGGCTGGCATGCGGACCTGGTCCTCTTCGACCCGGAGCGGATCGACGCGGGCAAGGCCACCCTGGTGCACGACCTGCCGGGTGACAGTCCGCGGCTGGACTCGAAGGCGATCGGGGTGCGGGCGGTCTGGGTCAACGGGGTGGCGGCCATCCGGGACGACGTGGTGACGGGCGCCGTCCCGGGCCGGGTGCTGCGCTCGGGGCGGGACACCAGGACGGTGAGCACCAGGTGA
- a CDS encoding endonuclease/exonuclease/phosphatase family protein has product MRVVTWNLWWRFGPWRERQKAILAVLRELDPDVVGLQEVWAAGAENLAEWLADELGLHCTWAPSPAPERWRKRIEDPDAGSVHIGNAVLSRWPVVERETLLLPAPPDLADGRAALYARVAAPSFDIPFFTTHLTSAGHASAVRRAQVTALAELVARHRGGTPFPPVVTGDFNAWPDSDEVRLFGGTRTASAVPGQVLYDAWDYADPTAPAATWTPENPYAARLLEPAVRIDYIHVGPPGPIGEGHVRHIRRAGHGPVDGVWPSDHAAVVADLAEDESAII; this is encoded by the coding sequence ATGCGAGTGGTGACCTGGAACCTGTGGTGGCGGTTCGGCCCCTGGCGGGAACGCCAGAAGGCCATCCTGGCCGTACTGCGCGAGCTGGACCCCGACGTGGTCGGCCTCCAGGAGGTGTGGGCGGCCGGTGCCGAGAACCTCGCCGAGTGGCTGGCCGACGAACTCGGCCTGCACTGCACCTGGGCCCCGTCACCGGCCCCCGAACGCTGGCGGAAGCGGATCGAGGACCCCGACGCCGGCTCGGTCCACATCGGCAACGCGGTGCTGAGCCGCTGGCCGGTGGTGGAACGGGAGACGCTGCTGCTGCCCGCGCCCCCCGACCTGGCCGACGGCCGCGCGGCCCTCTACGCCCGAGTGGCCGCCCCCTCCTTCGACATCCCCTTCTTCACCACCCACCTCACCTCGGCCGGGCACGCCTCGGCGGTGCGCCGCGCCCAGGTCACCGCCCTCGCGGAACTCGTCGCCCGGCACCGCGGCGGCACGCCCTTCCCGCCCGTCGTCACCGGCGACTTCAACGCCTGGCCGGACTCCGACGAGGTGCGCCTCTTCGGCGGGACGAGGACCGCGTCGGCCGTCCCCGGACAGGTCCTCTACGACGCCTGGGACTACGCCGACCCGACCGCTCCAGCCGCCACCTGGACCCCCGAGAACCCCTACGCGGCCCGCCTGCTGGAACCTGCCGTCCGCATCGACTACATCCACGTGGGCCCGCCCGGCCCGATCGGCGAGGGCCACGTCCGGCACATCCGCCGGGCGGGCCACGGACCCGTGGACGGAGTCTGGCCCTCGGACCACGCGGCCGTGGTCGCGGACCTGGCGGAGGACGAGTCGGCGATCATCTGA